The following proteins are co-located in the Deinococcus betulae genome:
- a CDS encoding carbohydrate kinase family protein has translation MSLSPLPLIVSAGEALTDLVTEGGQAWTAHPGGAGWNVARACAALGVPSAFAGAVGQDNFGDDLERASVEAGLDMRFLQRVPAPTLMAVVYRAHPPAYRFLGENSADLHFDPTQLPSGWLRDARWLHVGGISLSRWPLADTLLGLVETARAAGVQISFDPNARITHRHPNYPAVFEAVARRANLLKFSDEDLAFFFPGLTEADALQHLRGLNARAPIVITRGGAGATLYHTAGQATLPAVPVKLVDTVGAGDALCAGLLVSATERPDALWTEHLHLGLRAAATACAHAGAYAPTRADLAAMS, from the coding sequence ATGTCGCTGTCGCCCCTGCCGCTAATCGTGAGTGCTGGAGAAGCCCTGACCGACCTCGTGACAGAGGGCGGGCAAGCCTGGACGGCTCATCCGGGCGGCGCCGGCTGGAATGTGGCGAGGGCCTGCGCCGCCCTGGGGGTGCCCAGCGCCTTTGCGGGCGCCGTGGGCCAGGACAACTTTGGGGATGACCTGGAACGCGCCTCGGTAGAGGCGGGGCTGGACATGCGCTTCTTGCAGCGGGTCCCGGCCCCCACCCTGATGGCGGTGGTCTACCGCGCCCACCCGCCCGCCTACCGCTTTCTGGGCGAAAACAGCGCTGACCTGCACTTTGATCCTACCCAGTTGCCGAGCGGCTGGCTGCGGGACGCCCGCTGGCTGCATGTGGGCGGCATCAGCCTCAGCCGCTGGCCCCTGGCCGATACCCTGCTGGGCCTCGTGGAAACAGCGCGCGCCGCTGGCGTGCAGATTAGCTTTGACCCCAACGCGCGCATTACGCACCGCCACCCCAATTACCCGGCGGTGTTCGAGGCGGTGGCCCGCCGCGCCAACCTGCTGAAATTCAGCGACGAGGACCTGGCCTTTTTCTTTCCCGGCCTGACCGAGGCCGATGCGCTGCAGCACTTGCGGGGGCTGAACGCCCGGGCGCCCATCGTGATCACGCGCGGCGGCGCCGGGGCCACCCTGTACCACACGGCGGGGCAGGCCACGCTGCCGGCTGTACCTGTGAAGCTGGTCGACACTGTCGGGGCCGGCGACGCCCTGTGTGCTGGGCTGCTCGTGAGCGCCACCGAACGCCCGGACGCCCTGTGGACCGAGCACCTGCACCTGGGCCTGCGCGCAGCCGCCACCGCTTGTGCCCACGCAGGAGCCTACGCCCCCACCCGCGCCGATCTGGCCGCCATGAGCTGA
- a CDS encoding HD-GYP domain-containing protein, translating into MFQPALWSNLLLVASAGLLGYATARDLQGLMIAAALLLTALTLGRRGPLRWAGPAGYAAAFVVALVLPGPATTLFDLLAALLTLLTLGVMTLSGEANARELTWQRNTVAALRAGSERLADARDAEAIIRAGISILDKLQVAPNLAFVAYRRGTPHILAATGAFDAFLERPIHPSDNDSRSVQADHWVAEEVLALLDKAQRRVFHVAPVYGRASNHLGVIILTRPSQVPFDEDEKGVVGAFARLLGAQLGQWHAIRDLRDANDLTLRSLGAALERRDDDTGGHTTRVVGMSVRLARRLGWDEDQVKALRWGAYLHDLGKLAIPDDVLHKRGPLNPDERRVIQTHTVIGYDMLQDLHFLPAETLDLVRYHHERWDGTGYPSGLRGQNIPDTARLFTLIDVFDALTNARPYKPAWTRDRALSEIRSQAGRQFDPQYVEAFLRMMAEHDDAHLVS; encoded by the coding sequence GTGTTCCAGCCCGCCCTCTGGTCGAACCTTCTCCTGGTGGCCTCGGCGGGGCTGCTGGGCTACGCCACCGCGCGGGACCTGCAGGGCCTGATGATTGCCGCCGCGCTGCTGCTGACGGCGCTGACGCTGGGGCGGCGCGGGCCACTGCGCTGGGCCGGGCCCGCTGGGTACGCCGCCGCCTTTGTGGTGGCGCTGGTGCTGCCGGGCCCGGCGACCACGCTCTTTGACCTGCTGGCCGCGCTGTTGACGCTGCTCACGCTAGGCGTCATGACCCTGAGTGGTGAAGCCAACGCCCGGGAACTGACCTGGCAGCGCAACACCGTGGCGGCCCTGCGTGCGGGCAGCGAACGGCTGGCGGATGCTAGAGACGCCGAGGCCATCATTCGCGCGGGCATCAGCATTCTGGACAAGTTGCAGGTCGCCCCCAACCTGGCGTTCGTGGCCTACCGCCGGGGCACACCGCACATTCTGGCCGCCACGGGGGCTTTTGACGCTTTCTTAGAGCGCCCTATTCATCCCAGTGACAACGACAGCCGCAGTGTGCAGGCAGACCACTGGGTCGCTGAAGAGGTGCTGGCGCTGCTCGACAAGGCCCAGCGCCGCGTCTTTCATGTGGCCCCGGTCTATGGCCGGGCGTCCAACCATCTGGGCGTCATTATCCTGACCCGCCCGTCCCAGGTTCCCTTTGACGAGGATGAAAAGGGCGTGGTGGGCGCCTTTGCCCGCCTGCTGGGGGCACAGCTGGGGCAGTGGCACGCCATCCGCGACCTGCGTGATGCCAACGACCTGACCCTGCGGTCGCTGGGCGCCGCCCTGGAACGTCGGGACGACGATACCGGCGGCCACACCACCCGCGTGGTGGGCATGAGCGTGCGCCTGGCCCGCCGCCTGGGCTGGGACGAGGATCAGGTCAAGGCGCTGCGCTGGGGCGCGTACCTGCATGACCTGGGCAAGCTGGCTATTCCTGACGACGTGCTGCACAAGCGCGGGCCCCTGAACCCTGACGAGCGCCGGGTCATTCAGACCCATACCGTCATTGGGTACGACATGTTGCAGGACCTGCATTTTCTCCCGGCCGAGACCCTGGACCTGGTGCGTTACCACCACGAACGCTGGGACGGCACCGGTTACCCCAGCGGCCTGCGCGGGCAGAACATCCCGGACACTGCCCGCCTGTTCACCCTGATTGACGTGTTCGACGCCCTGACCAACGCGCGCCCCTACAAGCCCGCCTGGACGCGCGACCGCGCCCTGAGCGAGATCCGTTCGCAGGCGGGGCGGCAGTTTGACCCGCAGTATGTGGAGGCCTTCCTGCGCATGATGGCCGAACACGACGACGCCCACCTGGTGAGCTGA